From the Pseudomonas syringae KCTC 12500 genome, the window TGATTATCACAAGAAAGCGATCGGCCTGTACTGGTTCGACCAACCATGCCGTTTGCAGCACAGGCTGTGCCGGCAGTCGCCACTCCATTGAGCTGCAGGTATTCGCCGACGGTCGCGCGTCCTTCCGAAGTCACTGTCCCACCACGAATGTTCCCGGCTGTGTAGAGGTTCTTGTCGCCGTAGACCCGGACCCAGTCCGAGTCACTCATGTACCAGCCACCGCCCCATTTTTCGCTGTACCAGCCGGTGTCGCCCTGAGTGCGGAACCAACCGCCTGTGACAGTCTCTCCTGATATGCGGGCAGCCGCGCCCGTGAGGTTGGCCGAGGCATTCACCGACTGCGCGTATACATCACCTGCAGCGACGACGTTGCTCTGGGCTGTGACGTTCCCCGACGCACTCACATTCCCCTGGGCTGTGACAGATCCCGAGGCACTCACATTGCCAACGGAGTTCACTGACCCAGCAGTGTCGACATTCCCTCCAACCGTCACTGTTCCAGAGGCGTTCAATGCAGCCACATCATTGACATTGTTTCCTCCCATACTGAGCGCCGTGTTCATGCGATTGAGTTCAGGCTTTCCTGGGATGGCATTGCGGTACAGGTAGTCGTTGGAGAGCGTGCCATCCTGGAGAAACAAGGCACTCGCAGTGTGGCCAACGCCTGGGTTGATCCCATAGTTGCTCAGCGCAAGTTGCCAGCCGCCTCGTACTCCTTGGACAACGCCGGTGTTGTTAAACGGGATGAAGCCACCCGGCGCGCCCATATTTTCCGCAATCGTCCGGGTACCGATTTCATCGATAGCCTGTCCACCGGTAGTGATCACGATGGATTCGAGCTGGTTGACGTTGACCCTTCGAGCAAGCACCACGAAGCTCTGACCGAATGCATTGGTGTCACTGAAGCTGGCTGGCAGATAGTTGGTGTTGCGTAGCATCTGAGGGGTAATCGTCGCAGGCGTGGTTGTGCCCGCCGATCCATAGACCGTTGCGAAATTGTCCTTCAGGTATTTAGAAGCGGCCTCTGCGATCTGCTGCTGTTGCTGAGCTGCGATTTGATAGTTCTGCGCATCCATCCTGTCGGCCATCAGCGAGACGCCTATGGCCGACGCAATGGCGAAAATGATCAGGCCGAAGAGCAGCTCGATCACCACAAAACCATTCTTTCTGGTCTGGCCATGCTTGAGAACATTCATCCCCAGAGGCTCCTGTTCGATTGTTGATCCACATCCTGGCTAAGCATCGCGATCTGATTCGAACGGATCTTCTCGCGAATACCAGGGCCGTCAGGTCCAGTCAGTGAAAGGCTCTGGATCTTCAGATGTCGCATTTCGCCTTCACCTTCGAGGGCAAGCGCAGCTACTGCTACCAAACCCTGTGACAGAATTGATCGGACGTTGCTGATGGCCGGCTCCGCAAGAGTCGCTACTCGCTCGATCGCCTGCGGTACTGTTCCCGCGTGAACTGTGGTGATGATGAACAGGCCATTGATTGCCGCTCGCACTGCCTGAACTGCCGTGGGGGTGTCTCTGATCTCACCGATAAGCATCATGTCCGCGCCAGAGCGGAGGCCTCTCATCAAAGCCTCCTCATACCCGCCATTGCGTCTCGAAACCTGCATCTGGATGCAACGACCAGGTCCGTGACGACCGTTCAAATCTGTCTCAGCTGGATCCTCTGCAGCCAACGCGATCCCACCGCACGCATTTAGCCTGGCGATGATCAGCGAA encodes:
- the pilV gene encoding shufflon system plasmid conjugative transfer pilus tip adhesin PilV; its protein translation is MNVLKHGQTRKNGFVVIELLFGLIIFAIASAIGVSLMADRMDAQNYQIAAQQQQQIAEAASKYLKDNFATVYGSAGTTTPATITPQMLRNTNYLPASFSDTNAFGQSFVVLARRVNVNQLESIVITTGGQAIDEIGTRTIAENMGAPGGFIPFNNTGVVQGVRGGWQLALSNYGINPGVGHTASALFLQDGTLSNDYLYRNAIPGKPELNRMNTALSMGGNNVNDVAALNASGTVTVGGNVDTAGSVNSVGNVSASGSVTAQGNVSASGNVTAQSNVVAAGDVYAQSVNASANLTGAAARISGETVTGGWFRTQGDTGWYSEKWGGGWYMSDSDWVRVYGDKNLYTAGNIRGGTVTSEGRATVGEYLQLNGVATAGTACAANGMVGRTSTGRSLSCDNQVWVVNGSSAPTCTAKTIPGFDANDVTTYACPVGYTKVGWDTTGSGQRFSSTPGVVVGQNDYATIFCCQF
- a CDS encoding ATPase, T2SS/T4P/T4SS family, yielding MNPIIDTPFSDLYLGPDFTDVKGLDGQSGRVEAPESWRESALLLREECAKHFEVHQDPEFSLIKEGTVLRVTQIPDAFGQEVFVLRRSNAQVRQFDQLGFPEDLVESLLTKQVRGLVIFCGEICTGKTSSAASLIIARLNACGGIALAAEDPAETDLNGRHGPGRCIQMQVSRRNGGYEEALMRGLRSGADMMLIGEIRDTPTAVQAVRAAINGLFIITTVHAGTVPQAIERVATLAEPAISNVRSILSQGLVAVAALALEGEGEMRHLKIQSLSLTGPDGPGIREKIRSNQIAMLSQDVDQQSNRSLWG